From Streptomyces sp. Edi4, one genomic window encodes:
- a CDS encoding DUF948 domain-containing protein: MSGGEVAGILVAVFWAILVSFLAVVLVRLAQTLKATTRLVADVTDQAVPLLADASTAVRSAQTQLARVDAIASDVQEVTSNASALSTTVASTFGGPLVKVAAFGYGVRRAIGRKGAAAEGPARESRRTVIVGRTVPSARRSKRKG; this comes from the coding sequence GTGTCCGGTGGTGAGGTGGCCGGGATCCTGGTGGCCGTCTTCTGGGCGATCCTGGTGTCCTTCCTCGCGGTCGTTCTCGTGAGGCTGGCCCAGACGCTCAAGGCGACGACCAGACTGGTCGCGGACGTGACCGACCAGGCGGTGCCCCTGCTCGCGGACGCCTCCACCGCGGTGCGCTCCGCGCAGACCCAGCTGGCCCGGGTCGACGCCATCGCCTCCGACGTCCAGGAGGTCACCTCCAACGCCTCCGCGCTCTCCACCACCGTCGCCTCCACCTTCGGCGGCCCGCTGGTGAAGGTGGCCGCCTTCGGATACGGGGTGCGCCGGGCGATCGGACGCAAGGGCGCCGCCGCCGAGGGACCCGCTCGGGAGAGCCGACGAACCGTGATCGTCGGGCGGACCGTGCCG